A region from the Wansuia hejianensis genome encodes:
- a CDS encoding xanthine dehydrogenase family protein molybdopterin-binding subunit, with the protein MNTVNQPVRKKDAMALVTGQPVYLEDVTPKDALVVKVLRSPHAHALIKSIRTDNAKKVPGIEAVYTWEDVPGNRFTMAGQTSPEPSPHDRLILDRHVRYVGDPVAIVAGENEGCVERALRVIKVDYERLPALLDFRKAKDHPVVIHPEENWKSLCSVGADNKRNLCASGRNEKGDVERVLSECDAVVTGTYHVQAAQQTMMETFRTYCSIDAYGRLNVISSTQIVFHVRRILSNALGIPQSRIRVSKPRIGGGFGAKQTVVAEVFPAFVTWMTKKPSRMIFTREESMTASTPRHEMEVTVRLGAGRDGRIRAIDVYTLSNTGAYGEHGPTTVGLSGTKSISLYGNLEAHRFAYDVVYTNVMSAGAYRGYGATQGIFALETAVNELAEKLHMDPVRLRELNMVRQGDLMTSYDYPQPAGSCTLDRCMENVKKRIGWEDKYPCRDMGNGKVRSVGVAMAMQGSGISSVDVGSASIKLNEEGGYVLSIGSADMGTGCDTILAQIAAEGLQCPLDDIAVVAADTDVSPYDSGSYASSTTYVTGKAVETACRKLCGKIVAAGADILGLPADKLEFDGKKVYLAEAVENFKDKQGCGDGDIELREGKPSEVSLEKIARSATCGANEALQVTESHSSPISPPPFMAGMVEIELDRETGQVEILNYAAAVDCGTPINPNLARVQVEGGLVQGIGMALSENIQYTPEGKLRNNSLMQYKIPTRLDMGKLSVEFESSYEATGPFGAKSIGEIVINTPAPALIHAIANATGIWFRELPVTPEKIAMGLENRPGRGRRPETGQDRI; encoded by the coding sequence CACAGGCCAGCCCGTCTATCTGGAAGACGTGACCCCAAAGGATGCGCTGGTTGTGAAGGTACTGAGAAGTCCCCATGCCCATGCGCTGATCAAGAGTATCCGCACGGACAACGCAAAAAAAGTGCCAGGCATAGAGGCCGTCTACACATGGGAGGATGTGCCGGGAAACCGGTTTACCATGGCGGGTCAGACGAGTCCTGAGCCAAGCCCTCACGACCGTCTGATCCTGGATCGCCATGTGCGGTATGTGGGAGATCCGGTAGCCATAGTGGCCGGAGAAAATGAAGGTTGTGTGGAACGGGCGCTCAGGGTCATTAAGGTCGATTATGAGCGATTGCCTGCACTACTGGATTTCCGGAAGGCCAAGGACCATCCGGTTGTGATACACCCGGAGGAGAACTGGAAATCTCTTTGTTCGGTGGGAGCGGATAATAAAAGAAATCTCTGTGCCAGCGGCAGGAATGAAAAGGGAGATGTGGAACGGGTGCTTTCCGAGTGTGACGCTGTGGTTACGGGGACCTATCATGTCCAGGCAGCACAGCAGACTATGATGGAGACCTTCCGCACCTATTGCAGCATAGACGCGTATGGGAGGCTGAATGTCATCAGCTCCACACAGATCGTATTCCACGTCCGGCGGATACTGTCCAACGCTCTGGGGATACCCCAGTCCAGGATCAGGGTATCGAAGCCCAGGATCGGCGGCGGATTCGGGGCAAAGCAGACGGTTGTTGCGGAAGTGTTTCCGGCCTTCGTGACCTGGATGACGAAAAAACCATCCCGGATGATTTTCACCAGAGAAGAATCCATGACGGCCTCCACCCCCCGCCATGAAATGGAGGTTACAGTCCGCCTGGGGGCCGGCAGGGACGGAAGAATCCGGGCTATTGACGTTTATACGCTGTCAAATACCGGAGCCTATGGAGAGCACGGGCCGACGACGGTGGGTCTGTCCGGAACCAAGTCAATTTCACTGTATGGAAACCTGGAGGCGCATCGTTTTGCCTATGATGTGGTGTATACGAATGTGATGTCGGCGGGCGCATACAGGGGGTATGGGGCGACTCAGGGGATATTTGCCCTGGAGACTGCAGTCAATGAGCTGGCGGAAAAGCTGCACATGGATCCGGTCCGCCTGAGAGAACTCAATATGGTCCGCCAGGGAGACCTGATGACCTCCTATGACTATCCCCAGCCCGCCGGCAGCTGTACGCTGGACCGGTGTATGGAAAATGTGAAGAAACGTATTGGCTGGGAAGATAAATACCCCTGCCGCGATATGGGCAACGGAAAAGTCAGAAGTGTGGGAGTTGCCATGGCTATGCAGGGTTCGGGAATCAGCAGTGTGGATGTGGGTTCTGCTTCAATAAAGCTGAATGAAGAGGGCGGTTATGTCCTCTCCATCGGATCGGCCGACATGGGCACCGGGTGCGATACAATTCTGGCGCAGATTGCTGCGGAAGGCCTTCAGTGTCCGCTGGATGATATCGCTGTTGTGGCGGCAGATACAGATGTTTCACCCTATGATTCTGGTTCCTATGCATCCAGCACCACCTATGTGACAGGTAAGGCGGTGGAAACTGCGTGCAGGAAGCTGTGCGGGAAAATAGTGGCGGCAGGAGCAGATATCCTGGGACTTCCGGCTGATAAACTGGAATTTGACGGCAAAAAAGTGTATCTTGCGGAGGCTGTGGAAAACTTTAAAGATAAGCAGGGATGTGGAGACGGAGATATAGAGCTCCGGGAGGGGAAGCCGTCGGAAGTCTCTCTTGAGAAAATTGCGCGCAGTGCCACCTGCGGCGCGAATGAGGCTCTGCAGGTGACAGAGAGCCACAGCTCGCCTATATCTCCCCCTCCGTTTATGGCGGGAATGGTAGAGATAGAGCTGGACCGGGAAACCGGACAGGTGGAGATACTGAATTATGCCGCCGCCGTGGACTGCGGCACCCCCATCAATCCAAATCTGGCGCGGGTACAGGTGGAGGGAGGCCTGGTTCAGGGAATCGGAATGGCGCTCAGCGAGAACATCCAGTACACTCCGGAGGGAAAGCTGAGAAATAATTCTCTGATGCAGTATAAGATCCCCACACGACTGGATATGGGAAAACTGAGCGTGGAATTTGAAAGCAGCTATGAAGCTACAGGACCTTTCGGGGCAAAATCCATAGGCGAAATCGTGATTAACACCCCTGCCCCGGCGCTGATCCACGCGATTGCCAACGCTACAGGGATCTGGTTCCGTGAGCTTCCGGTAACGCCGGAAAAAATCGCCATGGGGCTGGAGAACAGGCCGGGTAGGGGCCGTCGGCCGGAGACAGGGCAGGACAGGATTTAA